The Dehalococcoidia bacterium DNA segment TACACCGGCATCAGCGGCATCAGCCCGCCGAAGTCGTTCAGGTCGCGAGTGTGGGCGCGCTCGTACAACACGCCGACGAGGAGGAACATGCCGGCGCTGCTCAGGCCGTGGGTGAACATCTGCAGCACCGCGCCGTTGGTCGCCAGGATGGCGTCCGGGATAAAGCGCCCGTCGTTGAACTGCGCGGCGAAGCCCTGCGCGTACGCGGCCACCGCGATGCCCAGCACCACGAANNNNNNNNNNGCCGCTTGAAGTCCCATTGCCCAAAGGCGGCATATGCGCCGGCCACAATCG contains these protein-coding regions:
- a CDS encoding NADH-quinone oxidoreductase subunit M; the encoded protein is FVVLGIAVAAYAQGFAAQFNDGRFIPDAILATNGAVLQMFTHGLSSAGMFLLVGVLYERAHTRDLNDFGGLMPLMPV